The following proteins come from a genomic window of Purpureocillium takamizusanense chromosome 13, complete sequence:
- a CDS encoding uncharacterized protein (COG:J~EggNog:ENOG503P0RN), whose product MERSMMKPDWATINVARSAGQDDIARYMLDHSGLANAADSDGRTPLWTASDKGDYELVEFLLGVDCVDVTKADNHNHTPMFRAILNGHHQIVELVMRSGKMGPRDRMWWL is encoded by the coding sequence ATGGAGCGCAGCATGATGAAACCAGACTGGGCCACAATCAACGTGGCGAGAAGTGCGGGACAAGACGACATAGCGAGGTATATGCTCGACCACAGCGGTCTGGCCAACGCAGCGGACTCTGACGGAAGAACTCCCCTTTGGACGGCTTCCGACAAGGGCGATTACGAACTCGTGGAATTCTTGCTGGGTGTCGACTGTGTCGATGTAACCAAGGCGGACAATCACAATCACACACCAATGTTCCGCGCCATACTGAACGGACATCATCAaatcgtcgagctcgtcatgCGGTCCGGCAAAATGGGCCCCCGCGACAGAATGTGGTGGTTGTAA